TAATATTAGACACTAAGGGGAGTGATTGAAGGCTTCGAATAAAATGGTAATGGCGCGCCGAAATATCGGCTCCATCTATATGGGTTCCTCGCGTGAGTTATCTGGATGTTTGGCGAATCGTTTTGAGCCGCGGCCATGGGTCGGGTCAGAACCGCTCCAAGGCCATCCGCCAAACTGAGTTGCTCGGTAGTCCTCAAAGGCTTGGACGATTTCCTCTCGGGTATTCATGACAAACGGGCCATGTTGAACGACCGGCTCGCCAATGGGGCGCCCCTGAAGCAAAAGAAGGCGGCTTTTACGCGCCCCGTTTTGGATGGTGATGTTGGCCGATGGGTGGAGCAGCACCTGGACTTTTTGGTCGAGTTCTTCGCCTGCGAGGTTCAGCGGGTTTCCGTCCACAAGGTAGAGAGCCCGCAGTGAGTTTTTCTGTGTGGCTGGAAGTACCCACTCTGCATTGGGAGCAAGCTCAATAGTCCAGATGCCAACGCCGGTATCGGCTTGCGCTGCCCATGAGTTTGGCGGCGGGTTCAGGGCTTTAGTCGTGTTAAAATTTCCCGCGATGATTCGAATCTTCGTTTCATGGCCCGCCGAATCGGTGTGTCTCAATTCGGGAACATCCTTGTTCCAAAGCATCGAGAAATGGGGCTCTGCCATTTTATTTTTAGCCGGTAAGTTGAGCCAAATTTGAAAGAAATCGAATGGGTTGGGACCATCCTGGCGCAGCAAGGGGAACATCTCAGCGTGATTGATACCGCGCCCTGCGGTTAACCACTGAACGTCCCCCGCGCCGTATCGCGCGGCTCCACCCAAGGAGTCAGAATGGTCAACAAGACCCTCCTGCATCACGGTGACGGTTTCAAAGCCCCGGTGCGGGTGCCGCGGAAAACCAGGTACGGTTTGGCCGTGGTACATGCTCCAGCCGTCTATTCCCGAAAAGTCTTGACCAAGCTGGCGACCGGCGAGGCTTGCATTGGGACCACTCTCAGGATTGCCAGAGGGGTATCGGTCGTTATGATGCACACAGAACAAAAAGGGGTCTTGGGTGGGCCAAGGTCCAGACGCGGGCAGTGGCCGAATGCCTTGAATTGGGTTTCCTGTGAAGAGTGGGGCGCTTGGTTGTGATTCCATGACGGTATCCTTGGGGCTAGAGGGTGAACATGAGATAAGGCTTGCTCCAGCGGCCCCGGCGGCGAGTATTTTTATCAGCTCTCTACGGGTAATGTCTTCCATCAATCATCCTCTAACGGCCAACTGTGTCATCATACTCTTTGAGTCGTATGACGTTCCTGAATCGGAATCGGTACGCCTCGTTGATAACCTCAATATTTCAACGGCTTACATTTGGTCCAGGGGCGAGTTCAACTGATCTCATCTACGAACCTACTGCCTACTTGTACACAGTAGGAATCATTTGGTATCTGGTAAATCGATAAAATGAAGATAATTGGTATCGATAAAGCCGATGGTCATTGCTTAAGTCGGCGTTTATTCTCGGGGACGTTCATACATTTTACGTTGGTGATGAAGAAGGGTAGCCTGAATACCTTTATAAATCGGGTAAATTTGTCTGCTTTAGGGTTTGGGGCTGTATTTCTCCTGGATATTTTGATTTTGGGGCTTGGATATTCGAAGCACTTGAATTACCTCAGTGTTTAGAGCCAATCACGAATAAGGACTGAATAGATATGGGTAGGACTTTCGAGAACCGTAAACATGCGATCATGAAGCGCGGTGCAAGAGACAACAAAGCATTCACGCGTTGCGGCCGGCAAATCAGCATGGCTGTTAAATCTGGAGGCGGCGAGTCCGATAGCAATCCAGCGCTACGACGTGCCATTCAAAACGCACGCGCAGCCAATATGCCCAAAGATAAAATCCAAAATGCCATCGATAAGGCACTGAAGATTGGTGACACGTCTGGCTTTGAGCAGATGCTTTATGAAGGCTATGGTCCTCATGGTGTTCCGATGATTGTGGATACGGCCACCGATAACCCAACTCGAACGGTTGCCAATGTTCGGTCTGCTTTCAAAAAAGAGAATGGCAACTTAGGCAACGCTGGAAGTGTTTCGTTTCTCTTCGACCAATACGGGGTGTTTCGACTCAAGCCTGACGGAGTTGACCGCGACGAACTTGAACTTGAACTCATCGATTTTGGGCTCGAGGAATTAGATGATGGTACCAACGATGACGGTGACCCATTGATTCTTTTGCGTTGTGCGCGAGAGGGTTTTGGGACGCTTCAGGATGAACTCGAAGCGCGTAAGATTGAAGTCGATTCTTCGGGATTTGAATGGATACCGAAGACCATGGCTGAGCTGTCTGATGAAGAGGTGGATGCGGTTCTCAAATTGATAGATCGCTTAGAGGAAGATGACGACGTTCAGGAAGTCTTTCATAACCTGGCTTAATCTACGATTTTACCAAGCAATCTACTCTTCCCAAGTTACATCCACCTGCATGCCAAAGTGATCTGAGAGGCTTACTTCCACAGTGCCGTCTGTTTCTGACTCAATGGTAACCGACCCATCATAGAGCCGCTGAGGGGCTGATGTGGACGCTTGCCGAACCATGATATGATCGATGGCGCTATTGACAGGATCATTCGAAATCAGGTTGGCTTCGCACCAAGTGCAAAATGGGACATCTGCCGCGCAGTTGGCATCGGCGTAGCCTGCTGCATCCAAAGCACTGTAGTTTTCAGCCCACTCTCCGCTTAGGTCACCTACCGCCGGACCAGCATTGAAATCACCGGAAATAATCTGGGGCCCACCCAAATTGTTCGTATCCATGGCTGCAATGAGTGTATCCAGCTGGTCTTTATGCTCAGCTTCGTAAGATTCGAAATCACCGCCGTAATCAACTCCAAGCTCGGTACTCATATGGGTGCATAGGATCTGTGCGCCATCGACCTCGGCGTAGAGTGCAGGTCGAACAATCAGCCAGGAGTTAAGTGGAATCAGTTGGGTATTGGTCATCGGTTGTTTACTCAGTAACACGGCGCCATGGCGTCCCTCGTAGAGCCATTCTGTGCTCCCGGAAGTGCATGCCACAAAGATATCATCCATATTCCCAAGCCCTAAATTGGCCGCGAGACATTGTTGGCAGTCGGGTCCTAAAGCGCTGTATTCGGTAACACAATTTGTAAGAACACAGTTGCCGAGATCTGTAGCAGAGTCACATTCGGCAGCGGTGGCACATTCCATCAGTGGGGCGCCTTCATCTGGGGTACATGCAGGGTCGCCTCCGGATTCAACTTCTTCAAATTGCGAATACTGATGAGGGTATGAGTCCGCGAGCTGGCTTAAGACATATTCACGGTCTTCATCAAACCAAACTTCTTGCAGGCAGATCACATCGGCGGTTGAGGTCGCGACCGCTGCCACAACAGGGTCCCGGCGTTCAGCTGCATAGGGAACATAACCCGGCGCCAACCCCATGTTATAGGTTGCAACTGCCAGCGTTTTGGTTGCTTGTGTAACTTCGCTCGGATCAGAGGGGTCCGTCGTTTCTGACGGGTCAGCTGGATCTGTCGTTTCTGATGGGTCTACGGGTTCTGGATCATCACCTGTGCAAGAGGCACACAGCAATATAGCGATCAGTCCTAATGGTAGTCTTTTCATCTGAATCTCCGGGTCGTTAATATTGAGCGCTTCAGGCAGAGAGTTAACGAGTCTCCTAATTACCTAAAGATTATTCTGACACCGAACACACTGCCGAGCAATGAAACCTGAGCCACGTGCACATGTTGTGAGATAAATATCGTAATATTAGAAGCTTGAGCCCACTTTTTTGAAGCAGGGCAGTGCCGGGTGTCGAACCTTGATGAACCTCTTACCCGACAAATTTTCGGATGTAAGTGTAGGTAGTCTTAAACGAAAATGCTTGGACCGCTCCTGAAAAGTCACTACCATTAAGTAGCTGCAGTAGATTCGTTGAGGTTACTGCAATGGAACACGTGGGGGGCACGCATGAACCATTCAA
The sequence above is a segment of the Deltaproteobacteria bacterium genome. Coding sequences within it:
- a CDS encoding pirin family protein, giving the protein MESQPSAPLFTGNPIQGIRPLPASGPWPTQDPFLFCVHHNDRYPSGNPESGPNASLAGRQLGQDFSGIDGWSMYHGQTVPGFPRHPHRGFETVTVMQEGLVDHSDSLGGAARYGAGDVQWLTAGRGINHAEMFPLLRQDGPNPFDFFQIWLNLPAKNKMAEPHFSMLWNKDVPELRHTDSAGHETKIRIIAGNFNTTKALNPPPNSWAAQADTGVGIWTIELAPNAEWVLPATQKNSLRALYLVDGNPLNLAGEELDQKVQVLLHPSANITIQNGARKSRLLLLQGRPIGEPVVQHGPFVMNTREEIVQAFEDYRATQFGGWPWSGSDPTHGRGSKRFAKHPDNSREEPI
- a CDS encoding YebC/PmpR family DNA-binding transcriptional regulator, whose protein sequence is MGRTFENRKHAIMKRGARDNKAFTRCGRQISMAVKSGGGESDSNPALRRAIQNARAANMPKDKIQNAIDKALKIGDTSGFEQMLYEGYGPHGVPMIVDTATDNPTRTVANVRSAFKKENGNLGNAGSVSFLFDQYGVFRLKPDGVDRDELELELIDFGLEELDDGTNDDGDPLILLRCAREGFGTLQDELEARKIEVDSSGFEWIPKTMAELSDEEVDAVLKLIDRLEEDDDVQEVFHNLA